Below is a window of Salvelinus fontinalis isolate EN_2023a chromosome 14, ASM2944872v1, whole genome shotgun sequence DNA.
ATGTGCCTGCGTGCTGCCCACATAATCTGCTTCCACTTCAATCAATACTACTATGAAGGGAGCATTCCCTCTACCATCCACAAGAGGGCATTGTCACAATAGGAAAGTGCTACTTCTCACAGAACTCAGCTACCGATTTTCAACAATTTTAACTAGATTCTACGGTAGTTCTACGGTAGTTCTAAATTACTGCCTAATATTGACACACAATTTTCTGAAATGTAAATGGTCCAGTTCATCACAATGGTTAAACAAATTCCAGACACAAGTTGTACATGCTGACAGAGAAGAATATTCTAAATGATTGTCAGCTGATCGCTGCTGTTAAAACTCACCTAGCGATCCGTTCATATGGTGTGGCTCCATGCTTCCCATTCCACCCATTGGGCCATCAGGGCCCGGCCCCATCGGGAACTGTAAAAAAGTTACAACTTACTGAACTTTGTCATTATCATATTCAATTGTATAATGATCATCTCTACCGATTTGAAAACAGGAAACTCATGAAAAACAAAGAGCCCGCTTACATTAGGTCTGTTACCACCAGGGCCAATAGGATTCATCATTGTGTAGATGTTTTCACTGGAATTTGTGGAGTCTGGTGAGAAGGAAACAGTTAGTCCAGGCTACAGTAACTGAGCACAACTACACAGTGTTGTTCTGTATTTCCTTCAGCCACATGCATGGACAGCTTTGAGATTGAACTCTACAAAACCACCAAACATGACAATGCTCCATACAGACACATGCAGGTTGTAATTCATCTAGCCACATGGATTGGGAAAGCCTAATGTCTCACACTTTTCATATCTCATGTTTCCATGAACTTGGGGTTAAATCCTGATGACTACAGTAGAAAGTAAACAAGACCAGCACATCATGTTGCTCTCCTTGTGTCTCCATCCTGAATAGAATATGAGGATAGAGGTGACCTTGAGCTGACATTGCAGTGTGGTGATAGGAGATACATGTATATAACAAATTAAGGGATAGATAAGAGAgaatgagtgaaagagagagggaacaagagggagagagaaggggagcaagtgagagagcaagagaaagggaGTGTGGGGTTTGATGCCTGTTTGTGGCCCTGGGTGTAGGTTGTGCAGCAGGTTGTGCAGTCGTGACGGAGGGTGTGGCGAAGTGTGGGGGGGGCCATGGCGACTGCAGTGGAAAACTGTGTTCCAGCTCTACGTGTAAGGAGCACTGTGCACAGGTTGCCCAGGCAACGCATCACAATAGAAGTATGTATATAAATAATAAATAGTGGACACAAAAAGAAACCGCTCCACACCCGAACAAAAGCTGCACATccacaggatgttagaccagagcGGTTTGTTCTATCTGTGCTGTCCTCAACAGGAACATCAGACTGATCACAGTCAGATGATCACAGCTCAATACTCTGCTAATTTACACAGGTCCAGTATAGACGACACATAAATAGCTACGCTTGTTAAACATACAAATCACTCAATATGTCAGTGTGGCTGTGCCCACAAAGTAAATGAGCACTGGGAGTTTAATTAGAGTGGGATTAGTGAGGAGGCACATGGAGACAAATAAGTAGGACGAACCTCCTGGACTAGGCATGATGGGAGTTCCTGGTGGGCCTCCGCCCCCTGGAGGACCCTGGGAtaaagatgagaggagagagagatttagaggaATGATATTCCCAAAACATCTGGACATATAAAGTAGCAGTCAGATGTCAGCTATGGCCAAGAATACTAGTCATTGTTTAGGCTTGAGACTTACCACATAGTTTCCTGGAGATGAGGAGGAATAGGCTATCTATAGAGAGAAAACAGAAAGGGGACACAATCAGTAAACTTGTGACTTTCACAAAGAAATGGCTCTAAAAACCAATAAGGCATTAGAGTGATTGAGAAGGTGAGTGAGCAGGACTTACTGAGTTTGCGTTGGGATTGGGCCAACCTCGACCTCCAGGACCCCtgacacagacagaggggaggagaagaagtTGTGTGAGAGAGGTTCACTGCAGAACAAATTAGAGCTTGTATTCCCTCATATTGTTGCTTGTCAAATATTCTTACATCCCATCAGTGCTATTAATAGAAATTGTATTAGTAATTCAGATATTTGGACAAAATAAATCATCATAGTAAGTAGATGGAGGTGATGAAATGCCTTTGGAGAATGACTGTACTTACATGTTCATCCCTGGCATTCCTGGCCCCATCGAGTTGGGAGGAGGCCTCATTCCACCACCATAGTTCTAcacagagaggaacacacagcgtcaACCTTTCATACTACCGAGGAGAATACATGCCAGGGATCACACTCTCATTTGTTCCGTTTGAGCCAGGCGCTGAGATTTTAATGACTCGATCCTGATTAGTAATGTATGTGTATAACGATAACAGGGGCAGACTTGTGTGTGTCTAAGTTGTGATGTGATGGCTGCACAGTGGGAGCTTGGCAGGACGGCAGCGTGGGGCAGGACACAGAGCAGCTCCACTCAGAGGTAGAGTTTTGTTCAGCAGACGATTACACTTGTCGAGCAGATGCCGCACCAGCTGCTGAATTGTTGACTGCCAAAGTCACACAGTAAGGGAGGCGGGGAGAAGGGCAGCAGGGCACAGAGGGCCACGATGCTCAAACTGACTGACTTGGTGATTGGAAACTAGACAGCGGAATTAAAAACTCAACGAGGAGAGAGTGGTACTTGAGAGGTATTATGTCAGGCTTGCTTTGAGACCGATAGAAAAAGGTTGAGACTAAACGTATGGAATAAAGTAGAGATGAAAGCAAccttgtgtgttcagtgtgttgtgCTGTAAAGGGACATGGGGTTCGTGGACAGAGGGGTGGAGCAGCAGACTTTAGGGGAGAGTGATGGTGCCTGGCTGTACCTGTGGGCCCATGCCGCCCATCCCTCTGGGGGGGTTCATCCGCATCGGGCCGCCCATGTTTGGATGTCCTGGAGGAGGAACGATTGAGAGAAAGTTGTCAGCATGGGACAATTTCAGACCAAATACATTCTACAAGCACATATCCTTAAGTTATACCCTGTGGTCTGGTGGGATCCAGACTGTTTGGCAGGAGTGGTTGTGACCCTGGGACTCCCACAGGTGGCTGAAggaagacgggagagagagaaacattagcACAGAGCATTCAACTCCCTAAAAATGTACACCTCAGAGATAGATACCTTACCTGATTTGGCATGCGAAGTGAGGGACGAGGTCCACCTGGGTACCGTGGGGACATGAAAGGCTGTGGGGAGGAGGACAGATGTTAACGTTAGTCCTATCCATCATGCTACTGGGTTACTTGCAGCTGTCAACAGGGGGAGCCATTGTGCTGGAGAAAAAGCTCCAAGTTTGAAGGTGCTTTGTTGTCATTCTACACAAGGCAAAGGTTGTGTCAGGGTTCTGAAGACCAGTCCTTAGATGCTGAAAACAAATagaacatacagagacagagagacagatatatagctAAGGGTGAACATGGTTGTGGGTGACGCAGCATGTTGAATGAGGGAACAGGAGCGGATGAGGGTACAGATGGGTGGTGGATGTGGTTGGGAGGGTGTGCAGGAGGGTAGTGAAGAATACACAAACCTACATCTGTTTTTCCATATGCATCCACACACTGTACTGACCATCGTACCACAGAGAGCTACAAGAAACATTTCTAAATTGTGATGCAACCACAGAAAATAGCTCAACGTATCTAACGAAACAATACAATTCAGAAAATAATTTAATCCATCAAGGGATAACAAACTTAAATATAATATAATCATCAAGAGTGCAACTAACCAGTGTGATTGACAGTAAATCATTACAAACACATTATCACGCTATAAGAAATGCGTACAGGCAGGCGAAACATGACACCATGACAACAAAGAAACAGGCTTTCAGAGCCAATTAAACGCAAGCTACTAGTTGGGCGAGGGGAAACGAGGCCAGCTGGAGGACAGCTTATATAATGACCAGGCCCTGAAGGGAAAGACTGCCGtttcccctccaccccctctctctccccttaggtccctccctgtctctctcccccaatctccatctctctccctctgcctttgTCTTAGCCAAGTTGTGGTGAGTTTGTGTACGAGTGCTCCACAGTGTCAGGCCCTGCTGCAATATTAATGGGATATTGATGGGAGATGGGATAGTGAGTGCTGGGcttaggaagaggagagagtcggcctgctcctcccctcctctccttcctacaGCTGGGCCAACACAGCTGAATTATTTATCCTATCTACAGCGTCAtggccactgtctgtctgtccacaacTAGGTAGCAGGGCAGTTTGTATAGACATATGTTGTGGGGGGTGGGAGCCAGGTTAGGAgtgggggtagggagagagggggtgtggatgagtgagtgagtgagaaagataAGGAGTGAGTGGGtgtagaagaggaagagagggaggaagagaacagaggccTCTGTGTGAGTGGATAGGCAGAGGGAGATAGTGATTGAGTGAGAAAGTGGAAGAGGGACTGCCTGCCTGTGTGAGAAACACTCTTTTCACGCCACAAGTTACGttttcatagcaggttaggagaaattATGCAGCAGGTAGGGGGAATGTgccaggttaggagaattaggttaggaaaggggttagggttagcgaaAATGCTCTTCTAACCTGCTAAGAAAATCCCTTCCGGGCGTATCTGTATCGACGTGGCGCGAAAAAAAAGTTTGTCCCTGCCTGTGCAGCGAAAGGCGAGGGAGAGGggccagagtgtgtgtgagtgtgtcttacCTGGCCGTGAGGTCCCATCATAGGGTTGTTGGGGTTGTGTGGGGGTGGCTGTGCGTGGGGTGATGGCTGGGAGCCGGGAGGTCCCtttaagagagaagagagagggagatgagtgaTACAGTGATGCTTGGAGGACCATGGACTGAACCTGGCTGTAGCTGCTCCGTCTACCTCACAATAACAGCAGCACAGGACAGAAGCAGCAGTACAATACACCACTATGGCTAACTGTTCATAATGTCCGTACCGTAGATCACTACCACAACACATATGAATGTATGGATCTCCAATATAGTTATTTAAATGCATCATACATCTTTGTGTTGAATAATATGTCCAAAGAAATGAAATTAACACAATGAATCTCTTAAACTTAATTTCTAACCAACAGAACATCTATCTGTGTAAAAAAAAGATGGCTGAGATGACAAAAGAGCTGATCATATACAGGAACTATGTAAACATATGACATATGGAACAACTGATAACTAACCTCAGATAACCTGCTAAGCAACCACGTTCAAACCAGGACCTGTTCCGACTAACAAGCCATATGTAAACCCAGAGTCATACAGTGTACAGAGAGGAGACCACACACGTTCACAGCCACGTGTTATCAACCAGTCTGTGAACCTCCATGAGACCTGAAGCACTCAGGTAaccatgcaacacacacacacacacacacacacacacacacacacactacccttgAAGCCTTCAGGTAATGTTGCAGACTGGTAATCCTGCCCTTTC
It encodes the following:
- the LOC129810660 gene encoding single-stranded DNA-binding protein 3, which translates into the protein MYAKGKGAVVPSDSQAREKLALYVYEYLLHVGAQKSAQTFLSEIRWEKNITLGEPPGFLHSWWCVFWDLYCAAPDRRETCEHSSEAKAFHDYSAAAAPSPVMGNMPPNDGMPGGPMPPGFFQGPPGSQPSPHAQPPPHNPNNPMMGPHGQPFMSPRYPGGPRPSLRMPNQPPVGVPGSQPLLPNSLDPTRPQGHPNMGGPMRMNPPRGMGGMGPQNYGGGMRPPPNSMGPGMPGMNMGPGGRGWPNPNANSIAYSSSSPGNYVGPPGGGGPPGTPIMPSPGDSTNSSENIYTMMNPIGPGGNRPNFPMGPGPDGPMGGMGSMEPHHMNGSLGSGDMDGLPKNSPNNMAGMNNPPGTPRDDGEMAGNFLNPFQSESYSPNMTMSV